One segment of bacterium DNA contains the following:
- a CDS encoding T9SS type A sorting domain-containing protein, whose protein sequence is MRVGILVLLLAGMTVSGWAHNSYTGYSSAPGSRGTCASQCHGSTGGTITITGFPTTYTPGQSYSLTIGHSAGSTISNFNASCRAGMGSANAGSLTAGTGTSTYNATGESNGVKLSSNNQNSGSFNWTAPAAGTGTVRLYVAGLQGGYSGQNTRLILVSNEAAAAPGAASNPVPSNGEEGVTPGDSLWWTAGAGTTLHVLYFGVSNPPDSVGAYALPVYYSTNTLPGTTYYWRVDEQNAAGITPGELWHFTTLALPDTASHPFPANCDTAIAVRVTLSWLADGTVWGHNVYLGTTNPPPLVSTEQSGNSYPPPQNLEEGTLYYWRVDEINNAGTTEGPVWSFRTESPNAVGDPKALIPTELALGPVYPNPFNATVTIPFALPQAAKVSVALYDVTGRLVAVMANGTYGAGVHSVQFSSEGVASGVYLVKLAANGHMLTTKVVALK, encoded by the coding sequence ATGCGAGTTGGGATATTGGTTTTGCTGCTGGCGGGGATGACGGTTTCGGGGTGGGCACATAACAGTTATACGGGATATTCGAGCGCGCCGGGCAGCCGGGGGACGTGCGCGTCCCAGTGTCACGGTTCTACGGGCGGCACGATTACGATCACGGGGTTTCCCACAACGTATACTCCGGGGCAATCCTACAGTCTGACCATCGGCCACAGCGCGGGAAGTACGATCAGCAACTTCAATGCGTCGTGCCGCGCGGGCATGGGCAGCGCCAATGCGGGCAGCTTGACGGCGGGGACAGGCACCTCGACATACAACGCGACGGGGGAATCCAACGGCGTGAAGCTGTCGAGCAATAATCAGAATTCCGGCAGCTTCAACTGGACGGCTCCGGCGGCGGGGACGGGGACGGTGCGGCTGTATGTGGCGGGTTTGCAGGGCGGTTACAGCGGGCAAAATACGCGACTGATCCTGGTGTCCAATGAAGCGGCGGCAGCGCCGGGCGCGGCCAGCAATCCGGTTCCGTCGAACGGTGAAGAGGGTGTGACTCCCGGCGACTCGCTGTGGTGGACGGCGGGGGCAGGAACCACACTGCATGTGCTTTACTTTGGCGTAAGCAACCCGCCGGATTCGGTGGGGGCGTATGCCCTGCCGGTCTATTACAGCACGAACACGCTGCCGGGGACGACCTATTACTGGCGGGTGGATGAGCAGAATGCCGCGGGAATTACTCCCGGAGAGCTTTGGCACTTTACGACGCTGGCCTTGCCGGATACGGCGAGCCATCCTTTTCCGGCCAATTGCGATACGGCGATTGCGGTGCGGGTGACACTTTCCTGGCTGGCTGATGGCACGGTGTGGGGGCACAATGTTTATCTGGGCACCACCAACCCGCCGCCGCTGGTCTCTACCGAGCAGTCGGGCAATTCTTATCCGCCGCCGCAGAATCTTGAAGAAGGAACTCTTTACTACTGGCGGGTCGACGAGATCAACAACGCAGGGACGACCGAAGGGCCGGTGTGGAGCTTCCGCACGGAGAGTCCCAATGCGGTGGGTGATCCGAAAGCGTTGATACCGACGGAGCTGGCCTTGGGTCCGGTCTATCCCAATCCGTTCAATGCCACGGTGACGATTCCCTTTGCCCTGCCGCAGGCCGCCAAAGTCAGTGTGGCCCTGTATGATGTCACCGGACGGTTGGTGGCGGTGATGGCGAACGGCACGTATGGCGCAGGGGTTCATTCGGTACAGTTTTCTTCGGAAGGGGTAGCCAGCGGGGTGTATCTGGTGAAGCTCGCGGCGAATGGCCATATGCTGACCACCAAGGTGGTGGCGCTGAAGTAA
- a CDS encoding pyrimidine dimer DNA glycosylase/endonuclease V encodes MKFRPFSVFFGCNYRDGLRVFILMNIFVLDREPERAAEYHCDKHVVKMVLESAQLLATAHHVVKPSRRLPPIRATHQNHPCALWVRGSLANYRWLARLALALSAEYTRRYGKVHRWEPYIHWLAAHEPPLPDAGLTPFAQAMPESYRNKNAVKAYRDYYRGEKAYFAQWKTRPPRWWTS; translated from the coding sequence ATGAAATTCAGACCTTTCAGCGTTTTCTTTGGGTGCAACTACCGGGACGGTTTGCGCGTTTTCATACTAATGAATATCTTTGTACTGGACCGGGAGCCGGAGCGGGCGGCGGAGTACCATTGTGACAAACATGTGGTGAAGATGGTGCTGGAAAGCGCCCAGCTTCTGGCGACGGCGCATCATGTCGTGAAGCCCTCCAGGCGGCTGCCGCCGATCCGGGCGACGCATCAGAATCACCCCTGCGCCTTATGGGTACGGGGCTCTCTGGCCAACTACCGCTGGCTGGCACGGCTGGCACTGGCGCTCTCGGCGGAATACACGCGGCGCTACGGAAAGGTCCATCGCTGGGAGCCCTATATTCACTGGCTGGCCGCGCACGAGCCGCCGTTGCCCGATGCGGGATTAACGCCCTTTGCGCAGGCCATGCCGGAGAGTTATCGGAATAAGAATGCCGTAAAGGCCTACCGGGACTATTACCGCGGCGAGAAAGCCTACTTCGCCCAATGGAAAACCCGGCCGCCGCGCTGGTGGACATCCTAA
- the nth gene encoding endonuclease III: MLEPKERARAEKILKILHQTYPDVTTALIHTNVFELSVAAILSAQQTDAGVNAVSGELFERYQNPQALAEANLDELDGMIGTISFHHAKARYLIGFGQGLVEKFGGKVPKTVEELTSLPGIGRKIAQVILGTGYGLATGIVVDTHVIRISYRLGLTENKQPLKIEKDLLPQIPQQDWIWFTHAIIWHGRAICTARLPQCSICPLNEVCPKKGVTQRK, translated from the coding sequence ATGCTTGAGCCAAAGGAACGCGCCCGCGCAGAAAAGATCCTGAAGATTCTGCACCAGACGTATCCCGATGTTACCACGGCTTTGATTCACACGAATGTATTCGAGCTGTCGGTGGCGGCGATTCTCTCCGCCCAGCAGACGGATGCAGGCGTAAATGCAGTGAGCGGGGAGCTTTTCGAGCGCTACCAGAATCCGCAGGCGCTGGCCGAAGCGAACCTCGATGAACTCGACGGGATGATCGGGACTATCAGCTTCCACCATGCCAAGGCGCGGTACCTGATCGGTTTCGGGCAAGGATTGGTGGAGAAGTTCGGTGGCAAGGTGCCGAAGACGGTGGAAGAGCTGACCTCGCTTCCGGGCATCGGGCGGAAAATTGCGCAGGTGATTTTGGGGACGGGCTACGGCCTGGCCACCGGAATTGTGGTGGACACGCATGTGATCCGCATCTCTTACCGGCTGGGTCTGACCGAGAATAAGCAGCCGCTCAAGATCGAGAAAGACCTGCTGCCGCAGATTCCGCAGCAGGATTGGATCTGGTTTACCCATGCCATCATCTGGCATGGCAGGGCCATTTGCACCGCGCGGCTTCCACAGTGTTCGATCTGTCCGCTGAATGAAGTCTGCCCAAAGAAGGGCGTCACACAAAGAAAATAG
- the nth gene encoding endonuclease III translates to MKNSIQKFTTALFESYPNAACALHHKDAFQLAIATILSAQCTDERVNLVTKDLFKKYKTPQAFAQAELEELEQDIKSTGFYHNKAKSILGFSRAIVEQFGGKIPKDLDALVKLPGVGRKTANVILGTGFGLATGVVVDTHVTRLSNRMGLTTEEDAVKIEQDLMKLLPQEQWILFSHAMILHGRQICAARKPKCAECPMESFCPKIGV, encoded by the coding sequence ATGAAAAATTCCATTCAGAAATTCACCACGGCGCTGTTTGAGAGCTATCCGAATGCGGCCTGTGCGCTGCATCATAAGGATGCCTTTCAACTGGCGATTGCCACGATTCTCTCCGCGCAGTGCACCGATGAGCGGGTGAATCTGGTGACCAAAGACCTGTTCAAAAAGTATAAGACGCCGCAGGCTTTTGCGCAGGCGGAGCTTGAAGAGCTGGAACAGGATATCAAATCCACCGGCTTCTACCACAACAAGGCCAAGAGTATTCTCGGCTTTTCCAGGGCGATTGTCGAGCAGTTCGGCGGGAAGATTCCCAAAGATCTGGATGCTTTGGTGAAGCTGCCCGGTGTGGGACGCAAGACGGCCAATGTGATTTTAGGAACCGGCTTTGGTCTGGCGACCGGTGTGGTGGTGGACACCCATGTGACGCGGCTCTCCAACCGCATGGGACTGACCACTGAAGAGGATGCGGTGAAGATTGAGCAGGATCTGATGAAGCTGCTGCCACAGGAGCAATGGATCCTGTTCAGCCACGCGATGATTCTGCATGGGCGGCAGATCTGCGCCGCGCGCAAACCGAAGTGCGCGGAATGCCCGATGGAGAGTTTCTGCCCGAAAATCGGCGTTTGA
- a CDS encoding right-handed parallel beta-helix repeat-containing protein encodes MNMHDRSPVTVSGDISGVWNLAGSPYVITGNVTVPTGQTLTIQPGVRVLFGGHYTFVVNGTLNAVGTEHDSIVFSREYPTEESKWGGIRMYSAAPNTHLAYCVIEYGKAIGGDFENIGGGLMTHLCSPTVEHCTFRNNEAIWAGGAISCDTGTPVFSRCVITNNTAPYGGGVNLWHSSATLLNCTVSGNMGSIDGGELRIGQSEAIIRNSIFSFSAGTGVTFAMGAPYGTFDHCNFFGNSLDNLSGEVPAGMGVMDHVNVHGDPCDASFNISLDPLFFNAGSANFRLTSGSPCIDGGNPSSPADPNGSVADIGAFSAGTVVCGNVSGVWTLANSPYYVSCQVTVSSGQTLRIEPGVQVKFLGHYKFEVEGTLRAIGTAQDSILFTRAFPTEASKWYGIRFWYASNTCSLAYCNVEYAKVDGPAGTYDAAGGGVFCLACSPTVVHSTLRYNWSRDGGGGFHCDAGSPHVSDCYVHDNVTAYYGGGMSAWHANPYVERTLIVRNTGVVGGGFSWGQGMPTLIHCTLSDNTASQMGAGVYCYDTDNSNFTMTSCIVANSHGSGIAFWEPNNVCHIRNCDVYGSTGENFQNPTWGPPGIGVLNHTNVNGDPCDVYNNIVLNPEFVNSANGDYHLNGTSPCIDSGDPALPHDTDGSVCDMGVFPYLHGTESGRGYVNVILSGPPNWGYRLTRQSGALSRLVFTRFCPGTQGSVGGAAAEHWTVLPNGDGNDGDSIIFVSDVPFTGAMLDTFRLSHPWCTDAVRWCSGDSCGSVEGPLPVELLSFAADGGNGYVRLKWATASESNSDHFEILRDGIALSRITAAGNSSARHDYAYVDRAVTNGATYRYTLVEVDINGSRSELTSASATPVSNVVLIDEYALQQNYPNPFNPTTSIVFDLLESGTVNLKVYNLMGQQVADLANGTMAQGRHQITFDAANLPSGVYLYRLKANEFVAEKKMLLMK; translated from the coding sequence ATGAACATGCACGACCGCTCTCCCGTGACGGTGTCGGGAGATATTTCGGGCGTGTGGAACCTGGCGGGATCGCCCTATGTGATCACCGGCAACGTAACCGTGCCCACGGGTCAGACATTGACCATTCAGCCGGGTGTACGGGTGCTTTTCGGCGGCCACTATACCTTTGTGGTCAACGGCACTTTGAATGCCGTCGGTACGGAGCACGATTCGATTGTTTTCAGCCGTGAGTATCCTACCGAAGAGTCCAAGTGGGGCGGCATCCGGATGTATAGCGCCGCGCCGAACACTCATCTGGCCTATTGTGTGATCGAGTACGGAAAGGCTATCGGAGGGGACTTTGAGAACATCGGCGGCGGTCTGATGACGCACCTTTGTTCCCCCACGGTCGAGCATTGCACCTTCCGCAACAACGAAGCGATCTGGGCGGGCGGCGCTATTTCCTGCGACACCGGCACGCCGGTGTTTTCCCGTTGTGTCATTACCAACAATACCGCCCCGTATGGCGGCGGCGTGAACTTGTGGCACTCCAGTGCTACGCTGCTGAACTGCACGGTCAGCGGCAATATGGGATCGATTGATGGCGGAGAGCTGCGCATCGGACAGTCCGAGGCCATTATCCGGAACAGCATTTTCTCTTTCTCCGCGGGAACCGGTGTCACCTTCGCCATGGGCGCGCCATATGGCACGTTCGACCACTGCAATTTCTTTGGCAACAGCCTTGATAATCTTTCGGGTGAAGTTCCGGCGGGAATGGGCGTGATGGATCATGTGAATGTCCACGGCGATCCCTGCGATGCGTCCTTCAATATCTCATTGGATCCGCTGTTCTTCAATGCCGGATCTGCTAATTTCCGGCTGACGAGCGGCTCGCCGTGCATTGATGGCGGCAATCCGAGTTCGCCCGCGGATCCGAACGGTTCCGTCGCGGACATCGGCGCTTTCTCGGCTGGCACGGTGGTATGCGGAAATGTCTCCGGCGTCTGGACGCTGGCCAATTCGCCGTACTACGTGTCATGCCAGGTCACGGTGTCCTCCGGACAGACGCTGCGGATCGAACCCGGTGTTCAGGTCAAGTTTTTGGGGCATTACAAGTTTGAAGTGGAAGGCACCCTGAGGGCTATCGGAACGGCACAGGATTCTATTCTGTTCACGCGGGCCTTCCCGACGGAAGCGTCCAAGTGGTATGGCATCCGTTTCTGGTATGCGTCAAACACCTGCAGCCTGGCCTATTGCAATGTGGAGTATGCCAAAGTGGATGGACCGGCAGGGACCTACGACGCCGCGGGTGGCGGAGTGTTCTGTCTGGCCTGCTCGCCCACCGTCGTGCATTCGACGTTGCGCTACAACTGGTCGCGGGACGGCGGCGGTGGTTTCCACTGCGACGCGGGTTCGCCGCACGTGTCGGACTGCTATGTGCATGATAATGTCACCGCCTATTATGGCGGTGGAATGAGCGCCTGGCATGCCAACCCTTATGTTGAGCGCACGCTGATTGTGCGTAACACCGGTGTGGTGGGTGGCGGGTTTTCCTGGGGCCAGGGTATGCCGACGCTGATTCATTGCACACTAAGCGACAATACCGCCAGCCAGATGGGCGCCGGTGTGTATTGCTATGATACGGACAATTCCAATTTTACGATGACCAGTTGCATCGTCGCCAATTCCCACGGTTCGGGCATTGCCTTCTGGGAGCCGAACAATGTGTGCCACATCCGCAATTGCGATGTCTACGGCAGCACCGGCGAGAATTTCCAGAATCCGACGTGGGGCCCGCCGGGCATCGGCGTGTTGAATCACACCAATGTCAACGGCGATCCGTGCGATGTGTACAATAATATCGTGCTGAATCCCGAGTTCGTCAATTCGGCCAACGGCGATTACCATCTGAACGGCACGTCGCCCTGCATCGACTCCGGCGATCCTGCCCTGCCGCATGACACGGATGGCAGCGTGTGTGACATGGGCGTGTTCCCTTATCTGCACGGCACCGAATCCGGACGCGGCTATGTGAACGTGATTCTTTCCGGCCCGCCGAACTGGGGCTATCGCCTGACGCGGCAGAGCGGTGCGCTCTCCCGCCTGGTGTTCACCCGTTTCTGCCCCGGAACGCAAGGGTCGGTGGGCGGTGCGGCGGCGGAGCACTGGACTGTGCTGCCCAACGGCGACGGCAATGACGGCGACTCGATTATCTTCGTGTCGGACGTGCCGTTCACGGGCGCGATGCTGGACACCTTCCGGCTGAGCCATCCGTGGTGCACGGATGCCGTGCGCTGGTGCAGCGGCGACTCCTGCGGGTCGGTGGAAGGTCCGTTGCCGGTGGAACTGTTGAGCTTCGCCGCCGATGGCGGCAATGGTTATGTGCGTCTGAAGTGGGCCACGGCTTCCGAATCCAACTCCGATCACTTCGAGATTTTGCGTGACGGCATTGCCTTGAGCCGGATCACCGCGGCGGGAAACAGCTCCGCGCGGCATGATTACGCGTACGTCGACCGCGCGGTGACCAACGGCGCCACGTACCGCTACACGCTTGTCGAAGTCGACATCAACGGATCGCGCAGTGAGCTGACATCCGCCAGTGCCACGCCGGTCTCCAACGTGGTGCTGATCGACGAGTACGCGTTGCAGCAAAACTATCCGAACCCCTTCAACCCGACGACCAGCATTGTCTTTGATCTGCTGGAGAGCGGCACGGTAAATTTGAAGGTGTACAACCTGATGGGACAGCAGGTGGCGGATCTGGCTAATGGCACAATGGCCCAGGGCAGACATCAGATCACCTTTGACGCGGCGAATCTTCCGTCCGGCGTGTACCTGTACCGTCTGAAGGCAAATGAGTTCGTGGCGGAGAAGAAGATGCTGCTGATGAAGTGA
- a CDS encoding VOC family protein, with protein MANGITHFEIIGQNSSKLREFYGKLFDWKIKVEKMGGGEYGMADTGGMPNGGITDPMPGGGSMVTIYVGVDDLEGTLKKAESMGGKTVVPPTEIPGVVTFAQFKDPSGNVIGLTKNM; from the coding sequence ATGGCAAACGGGATCACACATTTTGAGATCATCGGTCAGAACAGCAGCAAGCTGCGCGAGTTTTACGGCAAGCTGTTCGATTGGAAGATCAAGGTGGAGAAGATGGGCGGCGGGGAGTACGGCATGGCGGACACCGGCGGGATGCCGAACGGCGGGATCACGGATCCGATGCCGGGCGGGGGCAGCATGGTAACGATTTATGTCGGCGTGGATGACCTCGAAGGGACCCTCAAGAAAGCCGAATCGATGGGCGGCAAGACCGTCGTGCCGCCGACCGAGATTCCCGGTGTCGTGACCTTCGCCCAGTTCAAAGATCCGTCCGGCAATGTGATTGGGCTGACGAAGAATATGTAA
- a CDS encoding redox-sensing transcriptional repressor Rex: MPRQATIPNLDGPKISDATVKRLSKYYRTLQNAIAAEKTTISSEEIARINGLTAAQVRKDLSFFGAFGRRGLGYNVSDLHRNISQILGLHKTWNVCLVGAGNIGTALVHFKQFQDQGFIFRLILDSDPSKYGQKIGELEIQDFENCEELIRREKIKIAVVAVPAPAAQRVVDRLVQAGVKAILNFAPVTILVPPGVFVRNENMVIEIEALSYALTSKGAHRPRTGAPVPA, encoded by the coding sequence ATGCCTCGTCAAGCGACGATCCCAAATCTGGACGGCCCGAAAATTTCCGATGCGACAGTCAAGCGGCTGTCCAAGTACTACCGTACGCTGCAAAACGCCATTGCGGCGGAAAAGACCACGATCTCGTCGGAAGAAATCGCCCGCATCAACGGCCTCACCGCCGCGCAGGTGCGCAAGGACCTGTCCTTCTTCGGCGCGTTTGGCCGGCGCGGTCTGGGCTACAATGTCTCCGATCTGCACCGCAACATCAGCCAGATTCTCGGCTTGCACAAGACTTGGAACGTCTGCCTCGTCGGCGCCGGTAACATCGGTACCGCCCTTGTGCATTTCAAGCAGTTCCAGGATCAGGGCTTTATCTTCCGGCTGATTCTGGATAGCGATCCCTCCAAGTACGGCCAGAAGATCGGCGAACTGGAGATTCAGGATTTCGAGAACTGCGAGGAGCTGATCCGTCGCGAGAAGATCAAGATCGCCGTCGTCGCCGTGCCCGCTCCCGCGGCACAGCGCGTGGTGGACCGTCTCGTGCAGGCTGGCGTCAAGGCCATTCTCAATTTCGCTCCCGTGACCATTCTGGTGCCGCCCGGCGTCTTTGTGCGTAACGAGAACATGGTGATCGAAATCGAAGCCCTGTCCTACGCCCTGACCAGCAAAGGCGCGCACCGCCCCCGCACCGGCGCCCCCGTCCCGGCCTGA
- a CDS encoding sugar transferase: protein MEKTRQKRERRSSERSLAVFFWLPVTAAFIDVAAVTAAALLSYYLRFYTPVAGVISRYKETWQPWIVNYLLFGIGLGLIYVMVSWSYRSYATRLRVPLEQEVGRILRGALLSMGVALALIFFYREFTYSRFVFLLTLTMMIPALIIARSLFQRLQIALFRRGIGVQRVALWGAGDVAAKLWQDFVHGRTQGFDLIGALGKPPVEGGQSLGDVPNLKNLIFEHDLDLLVMAPPPDEEEQMEEVMHYAEGLTIELLYCPAALEITKSRIRVTEVGGRPILRMKTLPMAGWRYVVKRLTDFAFSGLFLLLFSWLYGLLAAIVFLEGGKPIFYKQPRVGMDGREFDMIKFRTMRTDAEAKTGPVWAKSGDPRVTRVGRFLRRWSLDELPQFWSVLRGDMSLVGPRPERPYFVEEFSKHIPQYLDRHRVKSGITGWAQVCGLRGSESTIEERTEYDLYYVENWSLWFDARILLRTVIEVIRGRGAM from the coding sequence TTGGAAAAGACAAGACAAAAACGCGAGCGCCGCTCCAGCGAACGCTCCCTCGCCGTATTCTTCTGGCTACCGGTCACTGCCGCCTTTATCGACGTCGCGGCGGTTACGGCGGCCGCGCTGCTCTCCTATTATCTGCGCTTCTACACGCCGGTGGCAGGAGTCATCAGCCGCTACAAAGAGACGTGGCAGCCGTGGATCGTCAACTATCTGTTGTTCGGCATCGGCCTTGGGCTCATCTATGTGATGGTCTCCTGGTCCTACCGCAGCTATGCCACGCGGCTGCGTGTGCCCCTCGAACAGGAGGTGGGCCGCATTCTGCGCGGCGCGCTGCTGTCGATGGGGGTTGCCCTCGCCCTGATCTTCTTCTACCGCGAGTTCACCTATTCACGCTTCGTGTTCCTGCTGACCCTTACGATGATGATCCCCGCGCTGATCATCGCGCGCTCGCTGTTTCAGCGGTTGCAGATTGCGCTCTTCCGCCGCGGCATCGGCGTGCAGCGTGTGGCGCTCTGGGGTGCGGGAGACGTGGCCGCCAAACTCTGGCAGGACTTCGTGCACGGTCGCACACAGGGTTTTGACCTGATCGGCGCGCTGGGCAAACCGCCGGTGGAAGGCGGACAGTCCCTCGGCGATGTTCCCAACCTCAAGAATCTGATCTTCGAACACGATCTGGACTTGCTGGTGATGGCTCCGCCGCCGGATGAAGAGGAGCAGATGGAAGAAGTGATGCACTACGCCGAAGGGCTGACCATCGAACTGCTCTACTGTCCCGCCGCGCTGGAAATCACCAAGTCGCGCATCCGCGTCACCGAAGTCGGCGGCCGTCCCATTCTGCGCATGAAGACCTTGCCCATGGCCGGCTGGCGCTATGTGGTCAAGCGGCTTACCGATTTTGCCTTTTCCGGTCTCTTCCTGCTGCTGTTCAGTTGGCTCTACGGCCTGCTGGCCGCGATTGTCTTTCTGGAGGGCGGCAAGCCGATCTTCTATAAGCAGCCGCGCGTCGGGATGGATGGCCGGGAGTTCGACATGATCAAATTCCGCACCATGCGCACCGACGCCGAAGCCAAGACCGGGCCGGTGTGGGCCAAATCCGGCGATCCGCGCGTCACGCGGGTGGGCCGCTTTTTGCGCCGCTGGTCGCTGGACGAACTGCCGCAATTCTGGAGCGTGCTGCGCGGCGACATGTCACTGGTCGGCCCGCGTCCCGAGCGGCCCTACTTCGTCGAAGAATTTTCCAAGCACATTCCGCAGTATCTGGACCGCCACCGCGTCAAGTCGGGCATCACCGGCTGGGCGCAGGTCTGCGGGCTGCGGGGCAGTGAGAGCACCATCGAAGAGCGCACCGAATACGATTTATACTACGTTGAGAACTGGAGTTTGTGGTTCGACGCCCGCATTCTGCTGCGCACGGTCATCGAAGTGATTCGGGGCCGCGGCGCGATGTAA
- a CDS encoding tetratricopeptide repeat protein, with product MSEDSKSPEKFLEAMSEGIELSSEGKHEEAARAFIKAIQLDATQAEAHFFLGQELNSLQRYTEAVRAFTKASELDPEDSDSLLGLGFAHYMLDERNRAIEVLEKAAEMDPEYDEVQLRLGDMYADAGRWEEALESYERVLASDEDSEEPRLGQAIAFGHLDRYAEADAVLQELLSKSADSTSTMVSVGGAYLTLGHPADALPVLERAFALEPESELAIFALARTYTELGRLADAEAMCSRFVQERPDSVDGHYLLTLVYLGQGKGQEAATQLEKLAGLDPQLANNLLMQIIQQGPDEEEK from the coding sequence ATGTCGGAAGATTCCAAGAGCCCGGAGAAGTTTCTTGAAGCCATGAGCGAGGGCATCGAATTGTCTTCGGAAGGCAAGCATGAAGAAGCCGCCCGCGCCTTTATCAAAGCCATCCAGCTCGATGCCACCCAGGCCGAAGCGCACTTCTTCCTCGGCCAGGAGCTGAATTCCCTGCAACGCTACACCGAAGCCGTGCGCGCCTTCACCAAGGCGTCTGAACTCGATCCCGAAGATTCCGACTCCCTGCTGGGTCTCGGCTTTGCCCACTATATGCTCGATGAACGCAACCGTGCCATCGAAGTCCTTGAAAAGGCCGCCGAGATGGATCCCGAATATGACGAAGTGCAGTTGCGGCTGGGCGACATGTATGCCGATGCCGGACGCTGGGAAGAAGCCCTCGAATCCTATGAGCGCGTGCTGGCATCCGATGAGGACAGTGAAGAGCCACGTCTTGGCCAGGCGATTGCCTTCGGTCACCTTGACCGCTATGCCGAAGCCGACGCCGTGCTGCAGGAATTGCTGAGCAAGAGCGCCGACTCGACCTCCACCATGGTCAGCGTGGGCGGCGCGTATTTAACCCTTGGTCACCCCGCCGATGCCCTGCCGGTTCTCGAGCGCGCCTTTGCGCTGGAGCCGGAAAGTGAATTGGCCATCTTTGCCCTTGCCCGCACCTACACCGAACTGGGCCGTCTGGCCGATGCCGAAGCCATGTGCAGCCGCTTTGTGCAGGAGCGTCCCGACTCCGTGGATGGTCATTACCTGCTGACGCTGGTCTATCTTGGCCAGGGCAAGGGACAGGAAGCCGCCACCCAGCTCGAAAAGCTTGCTGGACTCGACCCGCAACTGGCCAACAACCTGCTCATGCAGATCATCCAGCAAGGTCCGGACGAGGAAGAGAAGTAG
- a CDS encoding retropepsin-like aspartic protease, whose protein sequence is MTIFAILLAWAMSVGSPALQRSPGDVPFTFENNQIILRVSVNGHDSLNFLLDTGTDNSTIDEATARRIGLQVMLSESSRGGVPATVWLRDLKVGLLVMDSLFAWAPNLADVSQALRRPLHGVLGYSFLKDRIVQIDYREHVVRFLNHPPAIEKSGRNVMLPMHFLSGKMIPLFDALHVNGHSLRASLDTGSSLGLLLYPRATTELGLNEAARNARLMTTLVYGGVLEVRKGPRAELRLQTAVFDSVSLYFASRSPEEQILSERGGSLGNEFFKEMRLTLDYQHQQIAIER, encoded by the coding sequence ATGACCATCTTCGCCATTCTCCTGGCATGGGCGATGTCAGTCGGCTCTCCGGCGCTGCAGCGCAGCCCGGGGGACGTCCCCTTCACCTTCGAGAACAACCAGATTATTCTCCGGGTCTCGGTGAATGGCCATGATTCCCTGAATTTCCTGCTCGACACCGGCACCGACAACTCCACCATCGATGAAGCCACCGCCCGGCGCATCGGTCTGCAGGTGATGCTCAGCGAGAGTTCTCGCGGCGGCGTTCCCGCCACCGTCTGGCTGCGGGACCTGAAGGTCGGCCTGCTGGTGATGGACAGCCTGTTTGCCTGGGCGCCCAATCTGGCCGACGTCAGCCAGGCGTTGCGCAGGCCGCTGCACGGGGTACTTGGTTACAGTTTTCTCAAGGACCGCATTGTCCAGATCGATTACCGCGAGCATGTGGTTCGCTTCCTGAACCATCCGCCCGCCATCGAAAAGAGCGGCCGCAATGTGATGCTGCCGATGCACTTTCTCTCCGGCAAAATGATTCCGCTGTTCGATGCCCTGCATGTCAACGGCCATTCCCTCCGCGCTTCTCTGGACACCGGCTCCAGCCTCGGTCTGCTGCTCTACCCGCGCGCAACCACCGAATTGGGTTTGAACGAAGCGGCCCGGAACGCACGGCTGATGACCACGCTGGTGTACGGCGGCGTTCTGGAGGTGCGCAAAGGCCCCCGCGCCGAACTGCGGCTGCAGACGGCGGTCTTCGATTCGGTGTCGCTCTACTTTGCCTCCCGTAGCCCCGAAGAGCAGATCCTGTCCGAGCGCGGCGGCAGCCTCGGCAATGAATTTTTCAAAGAGATGCGATTGACGCTCGATTATCAGCATCAACAAATCGCCATCGAACGCTAA